A single window of Debaryomyces hansenii CBS767 chromosome F complete sequence DNA harbors:
- a CDS encoding DEHA2F03828p (highly similar to uniprot|P02994 Saccharomyces cerevisiae YPR080w TEF1 translation elongation factor eEF1 alpha-A chain and highly similar to uniprot|P02994 Saccharomyces cerevisiae YBR118W TEF2 translation elongation factor eEF1 alpha-A chain) has protein sequence MGKEKTHVNLVVIGHVDSGKSTTTGHLIYKCGGIDKRTIEKFEKEAAELGKGSFKYAWVLDKLKAERERGITIDIALWKFETPKFHVTIIDAPGHRDFIKNMITGTSQADCAILIIAGGIGEFEAGISKDGQTREHALLAYTLGVKQLIVAINKMDSVKWDKNRYDEIVKECSNFVKKVGFNPKSVPFVPISGWNGDNMIEASPNCPWYKGWEKETKAGKSSGKTLLEAIDAIEPPSRPTDKPLRLPLQDVYKIGGIGTVPVGRVETGIIKAGMVVTFAPAGVTTEVKSVEMHHEQLTEGVPGDNVGFNVKNVSVKEIRRGNVCGDSKNDTPKGCDSFAAQVIVLNHPGQISSGYSPVLDCHTAHIACKFDTLIEKIDRRTGKKLEDNPKFIKSGDAAIVKMVPSKPMCVEAFTDYPPLGRFAVRDMRQTVAVGVIKSVEKSDKAGKVTKAAQKAAKK, from the coding sequence atgGGTAAAGAAAAGACTCACGTTAATCTCGTTGTCATTGGTCACGTCGATTCCGGTAAATCTACTACCACCGGTCACTTAATTTACAAGTGTGGTGGTATCGATAAGAGAACTATTGAAAAGTTCGAAAAGGAAGCCGCCGAATTAGGTAAGGGTTCTTTCAAGTACGCTTGGGTTTTAGACAAGTTAAAGGctgaaagagaaagaggTATCACCATTGATATCGCTTTATGGAAGTTCGAAACTCCAAAGTTCCACGTCACTATTATTGATGCTCCAGGTCACAGAGATTTCATCAAGAATATGATTACTGGTACTTCTCAAGCTGATTGTgctattttgattattgCTGGTGGTATTGGTGAATTCGAAGCCGGTATCTCTAAGGATGGTCAAACCAGAGAACACGCTTTATTAGCTTACACCTTAGGTGTTAAGCAATTGATTGTTGCTATCAACAAGATGGACTCTGTCAAATGGGACAAGAACAGATACGACGAAATTGTCAAGGAATGTTCCAACTTCGTCAAGAAGGTCGGTTTCAACCCAAAGAGTGTTCCATTCGTCCCAATCTCTGGTTGGAACGGTGACAACATGATTGAAGCATCTCCAAACTGTCCATGGTACAAGGGTTGGGAAAAGGAAACCAAGGCTGGTAAGTCCTCTGGTAAGACTTTGTTAGAAGCTATTGATGCCATTGAACCACCAAGCAGACCAACTGATAAGCCATTGAGATTACCATTGCAAGATGTCTACAAGATTGGTGGTATTGGAACTGTGCCAGTCGGTAGAGTTGAAACCGGTATCATCAAGGCCGGTATGGTTGTCACCTTTGCCCCAGCTGGTGTTACCACTGAAGTTAAGTCCGTTGAAATGCATCACGAACAATTAACCGAAGGTGTTCCAGGTGACAATGTTGGTTTCAACGTCAAGAATGTTTCCGTTAAGGAAATTAGAAGAGGTAACGTCTGTGGTGACTCCAAGAACGACACTCCAAAGGGTTGTGATTCTTTCGCCGCTCAAGTTATTGTCTTGAACCACCCAGGTCAAATCTCCTCTGGTTACTCTCCAGTCTTAGATTGTCACACTGCTCACATTGCCTGTAAGTTCGACACCTTAATCGAAAAGATTGACAGAAGAACTGGTAAGAAGTTAGAAGACAACCCTAAGTTCATCAAGTCTGGTGACGCCGCTATTGTCAAGATGGTTCCATCTAAGCCAATGTGTGTTGAAGCTTTCACTGACTACCCACCATTAGGTAGATTCGCTGTCAGAGATATGAGACAAACTGTTGCCGTCGGTGTTATCAAGTCTGTTGAAAAGTCTGACAAGGCTGGTAAGGTTACCAAGGCTGCTCAAAAGGCTGCTAAGAAATAA